One genomic segment of Streptomyces sp. NBC_00239 includes these proteins:
- a CDS encoding MBL fold metallo-hydrolase: MKLTKKLHSCVQLEKDGHTLVIDPGTFSEPDAGLGADALLVTHEHPDHFEEGRLRAALEANPAARLWTLRSVADRLAAAFPGRVHTVGDGDTFTAAGFEVQVHGELHAVIHPDLPRVTNIGFFVEDSLFHPGDALTLPGRPVDTLMLPVHAPWNKVAEVVDYLREVKPRRAVDIHDAYLSDLARPIYDGVIGALAGPGHERLAAGDATDL, encoded by the coding sequence ATGAAGCTCACGAAGAAGCTGCACTCGTGCGTACAACTGGAGAAGGACGGGCACACGCTCGTCATCGACCCGGGCACCTTCAGCGAGCCGGACGCCGGACTCGGCGCGGACGCCCTGCTGGTGACCCACGAGCACCCGGACCACTTCGAGGAGGGCCGGCTGAGGGCCGCGCTGGAGGCCAATCCGGCGGCCCGGCTGTGGACCCTGCGCAGCGTCGCCGACCGGCTCGCCGCCGCCTTCCCGGGCCGCGTGCACACCGTGGGCGACGGCGACACGTTCACGGCCGCCGGCTTCGAGGTGCAGGTGCACGGGGAGCTGCACGCGGTGATCCACCCCGACCTGCCGCGGGTGACCAACATCGGCTTCTTCGTGGAGGACTCCCTCTTCCACCCCGGCGACGCCCTGACGCTGCCCGGCAGGCCCGTGGACACCCTGATGCTGCCGGTGCACGCGCCCTGGAACAAGGTCGCCGAAGTGGTCGACTACCTGCGCGAGGTCAAGCCGCGCCGGGCCGTCGACATCCACGACGCCTACCTCTCCGACCTCGCGCGCCCCATCTACGACGGGGTGATCGGCGCGCTCGCCGGGCCGGGTCACGAACGGCTCGCCGCGGGTGACGCGACCGACCTGTGA
- a CDS encoding amino acid ABC transporter ATP-binding protein, translating into MAVDPLIELRDVNKHFGQLHVLQDISLTVGRGEVVVVIGPSGSGKSTLCRAINRLETIESGTITLDGKALPDEGKDLAALRADVGMVFQSFNLFAHKTVLDNVSLAQIKVRKRKKEDADRRSRELLDRVGLASQAEKFPAQLSGGQQQRVAIARALAMDPKALLFDEPTSALDPEMINEVLEVMQALAQEGMTMVVVTHEMGFARSAANRVVFMADGRIVEDRTPEEFFTAPESERARDFLSKILKH; encoded by the coding sequence ATGGCGGTCGATCCGTTGATCGAGCTGCGGGACGTCAACAAGCACTTCGGGCAGTTGCACGTCCTCCAGGACATCAGTCTCACCGTCGGCCGCGGGGAGGTGGTGGTGGTCATCGGCCCCTCCGGCTCCGGGAAATCGACCCTGTGCCGGGCGATCAACCGCCTGGAGACCATCGAGTCCGGCACCATCACCCTGGACGGCAAGGCCCTGCCCGACGAGGGCAAGGACCTCGCCGCGCTGCGGGCCGACGTGGGCATGGTCTTCCAGTCGTTCAACCTCTTCGCGCACAAGACCGTCCTCGACAACGTCTCCCTGGCGCAGATCAAGGTCCGCAAGCGCAAGAAGGAGGACGCGGACCGGCGCTCCCGGGAGCTCCTGGACCGGGTCGGCCTCGCCTCGCAGGCCGAGAAGTTCCCCGCCCAGCTCTCCGGCGGGCAGCAGCAGCGCGTGGCGATCGCCCGGGCGCTGGCCATGGACCCCAAGGCGCTGCTCTTCGACGAGCCGACCTCGGCGCTCGACCCGGAGATGATCAACGAGGTGCTGGAGGTCATGCAGGCCCTCGCCCAGGAGGGCATGACGATGGTCGTGGTCACCCACGAGATGGGCTTCGCCCGCTCGGCGGCCAACCGGGTCGTCTTCATGGCCGACGGGCGGATCGTCGAGGACCGGACCCCGGAGGAGTTCTTCACGGCGCCCGAGAGCGAGCGTGCCCGGGACTTCCTCTCCAAGATCCTCAAGCACTGA
- a CDS encoding lipid II:glycine glycyltransferase FemX produces the protein MCALLVTSTRPSREGELKVRSLTLPEYRAFLAEHRQASFLQYPSWAEVKDQWRSERVGWHLPTGETAGAALVLYRQFPGTRKYFAYLPEGPVADWSDPAIDRWLDPLLRHLRAAGAFAVRIGPTPAYRRWDAATVKAATGPGRQLSDVLATEVDPVGAALADRLRTRGWTRCGGESDGDAQPRHVFRVPLAGRTLDDLWSGLNQEWRRNVRKARTSGVETVVGSAADLPEFFRLLRITEERDGFRLGRSLTYYEQQYAALNAEHPGRMRLYLARHEGEILAAHTMISAGGRVWYQTGASADHRREVRPSNALQWRMMCDAHALGADEYDMRGVPSTLDPDARSFGLLRWKLGTGGQVVETLGEWETAMSGAANNALYRAFQAYLARR, from the coding sequence GTGTGCGCGCTGCTCGTGACAAGTACCCGGCCGAGCCGGGAAGGCGAACTGAAGGTCCGCTCCCTGACCCTCCCCGAGTACCGGGCATTCCTCGCCGAACACCGGCAGGCGAGTTTCCTGCAGTACCCGTCCTGGGCCGAAGTGAAGGACCAATGGCGCTCGGAACGGGTCGGATGGCACTTGCCCACGGGTGAGACGGCCGGCGCCGCCCTCGTTCTCTACCGCCAATTCCCCGGCACCCGCAAATACTTCGCGTACCTGCCCGAAGGACCCGTCGCCGACTGGTCCGACCCGGCGATCGACCGCTGGCTCGACCCGCTGCTGCGCCACCTGCGCGCCGCCGGCGCCTTCGCCGTCCGCATCGGCCCCACCCCCGCCTACCGCCGCTGGGACGCCGCCACCGTCAAGGCCGCCACCGGCCCCGGCCGGCAGCTGTCCGACGTACTCGCCACCGAGGTCGACCCGGTCGGCGCGGCCCTCGCCGACCGGCTGCGCACCCGCGGCTGGACCCGCTGCGGCGGCGAGTCCGACGGCGACGCCCAGCCCCGCCACGTCTTCCGCGTCCCGCTGGCCGGCCGCACCCTCGACGACCTGTGGTCCGGGCTCAACCAGGAATGGCGGCGCAACGTCCGCAAGGCGCGCACGTCCGGGGTGGAGACCGTCGTGGGCAGCGCCGCCGACCTGCCCGAGTTCTTCCGGCTGCTGCGGATCACCGAGGAGCGCGACGGCTTCCGGCTCGGCCGCTCGCTGACCTACTACGAGCAGCAGTACGCCGCGCTCAACGCCGAACACCCCGGCCGGATGCGCCTGTACCTCGCCCGCCACGAGGGCGAGATACTCGCCGCCCACACCATGATCTCCGCCGGCGGGCGGGTCTGGTACCAGACGGGCGCGTCCGCCGACCACCGCCGCGAGGTCCGCCCCAGCAACGCCCTTCAGTGGCGCATGATGTGCGACGCCCACGCCCTCGGAGCGGACGAGTACGACATGCGCGGGGTACCCTCCACCCTCGACCCCGACGCCCGCTCGTTCGGTCTGCTGCGCTGGAAGCTCGGCACCGGCGGCCAGGTCGTCGAAACCCTCGGAGAGTGGGAGACCGCCATGAGCGGAGCCGCCAACAACGCGCTGTACCGCGCCTTCCAGGCGTACCTGGCGCGCCGGTGA
- the murJ gene encoding murein biosynthesis integral membrane protein MurJ, translated as MTATATRPEPARGPAHAAPKKSSVLRSGALMAAGSIVSRATGFVRSAVVVAALGTGLLGDGYAVANTVPNILYILLIGGALNAVFVPELVRAAKEHADGGAAYTDRLLTACTAALVVLTAAAVLAAPLLVGAYTEYTGEQAELTVALARYCLPQILFYGLFTLLGQVLNARGRFGAMMWTPVLNNLVVIAVFGLYLYTAHGAQDGLSAADARLLGWGTTAGIVVQALALVPSLRAAGFRWRPRFDWRGSGMARPLRNAGWLVLLVLTNQLAYWAVTRLSTITGQRAEAAGLAGGAGYTAYSNAYLLWAVPQGIVTVSLVTALMPRMSAAAADRDLAAVRRDVSYALRSTAALVVPAACLFLALAPWVIGGVFGYGRTGPADIDVMAGILMAFAPGLIAFSGQYTLSRGFYALSDTRTPFYLNLVIAVLNAGLSVAAYLLLPPRWAVTGMAGAYSAALFAGLAVTAYTLGRRLGGGSLLRSPALGAHLRLLLAAVPAAALGHAAARAADGLGDIAAVAAGTLVLATVLAALARPLRLTEIDNLLDSVRRRLGAGG; from the coding sequence GTGACCGCGACAGCCACCCGTCCGGAGCCGGCCCGCGGCCCCGCGCACGCGGCGCCGAAGAAGAGCTCGGTGCTGCGCAGCGGCGCACTCATGGCCGCGGGTTCCATCGTCTCCCGGGCCACCGGCTTCGTCCGCTCCGCGGTCGTCGTCGCCGCCCTCGGCACCGGCCTGCTCGGCGACGGCTACGCGGTCGCCAACACCGTGCCGAACATCCTCTACATCCTGCTCATCGGCGGCGCCCTCAACGCGGTCTTCGTCCCCGAGCTGGTCCGCGCCGCCAAGGAGCACGCCGACGGCGGCGCCGCCTACACCGACCGGTTGCTCACCGCCTGCACCGCCGCCCTGGTGGTCCTCACCGCCGCCGCGGTCCTCGCCGCCCCGCTGCTGGTCGGCGCGTACACCGAATACACCGGCGAACAGGCCGAGCTGACCGTCGCGCTGGCCCGCTACTGCCTCCCGCAGATCCTCTTCTACGGGCTGTTCACCCTGCTCGGACAGGTGCTGAACGCGCGCGGCCGGTTCGGCGCGATGATGTGGACCCCCGTCCTCAACAACCTCGTCGTCATCGCCGTCTTCGGGCTCTACCTGTACACCGCGCACGGCGCGCAGGACGGACTGTCCGCCGCCGACGCCCGGCTGCTCGGCTGGGGCACCACCGCCGGCATCGTCGTGCAGGCCCTCGCCCTCGTCCCGTCCCTGCGCGCCGCCGGATTCCGCTGGCGGCCCCGCTTCGACTGGCGCGGCAGCGGCATGGCCCGCCCGCTGCGCAACGCCGGCTGGCTGGTCCTGCTCGTCCTCACCAACCAGCTCGCGTACTGGGCCGTCACCCGGCTCTCCACCATCACCGGGCAGCGCGCCGAGGCCGCCGGCCTGGCCGGCGGCGCCGGCTACACCGCCTACAGCAACGCCTACCTGCTGTGGGCCGTCCCGCAGGGCATCGTCACCGTCTCCCTGGTCACCGCCCTCATGCCCCGCATGAGCGCGGCCGCCGCCGACCGCGACCTCGCCGCCGTCCGCCGCGACGTCTCCTACGCGCTGCGCTCCACCGCCGCCCTGGTCGTCCCCGCCGCCTGCCTCTTCCTGGCGCTCGCGCCCTGGGTGATCGGCGGCGTCTTCGGCTACGGCCGGACCGGGCCCGCCGACATCGACGTGATGGCCGGCATCCTGATGGCGTTCGCCCCCGGGCTGATCGCCTTCTCCGGCCAGTACACGCTCTCCCGCGGCTTCTACGCGCTCTCCGACACCCGCACGCCCTTCTACCTCAACCTGGTCATCGCCGTGCTCAACGCCGGCCTGTCGGTCGCCGCGTACCTGCTGCTGCCGCCGCGCTGGGCCGTCACCGGCATGGCCGGGGCGTACTCCGCCGCCCTCTTCGCCGGCCTCGCCGTCACCGCGTACACCCTCGGCCGCCGGCTCGGCGGCGGCTCCCTGCTGCGCTCGCCCGCGCTCGGCGCCCACCTGCGGCTGCTGCTCGCCGCGGTGCCGGCCGCGGCCCTCGGCCACGCGGCCGCCCGGGCGGCCGACGGCCTCGGCGACATCGCCGCCGTCGCGGCCGGCACCCTCGTCCTCGCCACGGTGCTGGCCGCACTCGCCCGCCCGCTGCGGCTCACCGAGATCGACAACCTGCTGGACTCCGTCCGCCGGCGCCTCGGCGCCGGCGGATGA
- a CDS encoding exodeoxyribonuclease III, with product MRIATWNVNSITARLPRLLAWLESTGTDVLCVQETKCSAEQFPFDQLRELGYESAVNATGRWNGVALLSRVGLEDVVAGLPGGPDYEGVAEPRAISATCGGVRLWSVYVPNGREVEHDHYGYKLDWFRALAAAIAEDAAGERPFAVLGDYNVAPTDEDVWDPAVFAGLTHVTPAEREALAALRAAGLADVVPRPLKYDRPYTYWDYRQLAFPKNNGMRIDLVYGNAAFGTAVKDAYVDREERKGKGASDHAPVVVDLDV from the coding sequence ATGCGCATCGCCACATGGAACGTCAACTCGATCACCGCCCGGCTGCCCCGGCTGCTGGCCTGGCTGGAGAGCACCGGCACCGACGTGCTCTGCGTCCAGGAGACCAAGTGCTCCGCCGAGCAGTTCCCGTTCGACCAGCTGCGCGAGCTGGGCTACGAGTCGGCGGTCAACGCGACGGGCAGGTGGAACGGGGTCGCGCTGCTCTCCCGGGTGGGCCTGGAGGACGTGGTCGCGGGCCTGCCCGGCGGCCCGGACTACGAGGGCGTCGCCGAGCCCCGCGCCATCTCCGCCACCTGCGGCGGCGTCCGGCTCTGGTCGGTGTACGTGCCCAACGGCCGGGAGGTCGAGCACGACCACTACGGGTACAAGCTCGACTGGTTCCGCGCGCTGGCCGCGGCGATCGCCGAAGACGCCGCGGGGGAGCGCCCGTTCGCCGTCCTCGGCGACTACAACGTGGCGCCGACCGACGAGGACGTGTGGGACCCGGCCGTCTTCGCGGGCCTGACCCACGTCACCCCGGCCGAGCGGGAGGCCCTCGCGGCCCTGCGCGCCGCCGGCCTGGCCGACGTGGTGCCGCGCCCCCTCAAGTACGACCGCCCGTACACGTACTGGGACTACCGGCAGCTCGCCTTCCCGAAGAACAACGGCATGCGCATCGACCTGGTGTACGGCAACGCCGCCTTCGGCACGGCGGTCAAGGACGCCTACGTCGACCGCGAGGAGCGCAAGGGCAAGGGCGCCTCGGACCACGCCCCGGTCGTCGTCGACCTGGACGTCTAG
- a CDS encoding DUF6278 family protein, whose amino-acid sequence MNIPFLDHWRKRHETEHGHALATALADDPAGVVELFSECEMLRVQAGAAGLELDETPASLQALDQLMPRWRRDPEAAPWLGNDAGLYLGTVIIRSVPGAGWQVWPNGQPVIRLASGRELNVVESGVSWAMTGSPELCQVYAEAAEV is encoded by the coding sequence ATGAACATCCCCTTCCTGGACCACTGGCGCAAGCGGCACGAGACGGAGCACGGCCACGCTCTGGCCACCGCGCTGGCGGACGATCCCGCGGGGGTGGTCGAACTGTTCTCCGAATGCGAGATGCTCCGGGTCCAGGCGGGGGCGGCCGGACTCGAACTCGACGAGACCCCGGCCTCGTTGCAGGCGCTCGACCAGCTGATGCCGCGCTGGCGGCGCGACCCCGAGGCGGCGCCCTGGCTCGGCAACGACGCGGGCCTCTACCTCGGCACCGTGATCATCAGGTCCGTTCCCGGCGCCGGCTGGCAGGTGTGGCCCAACGGCCAGCCCGTGATCCGCCTGGCCTCGGGCCGCGAGCTGAACGTGGTGGAGTCGGGCGTCTCCTGGGCCATGACCGGATCGCCCGAGCTCTGCCAGGTCTACGCCGAGGCCGCCGAGGTCTGA
- a CDS encoding L,D-transpeptidase translates to MSRTRRTFLSSRSRVRHAAVVGGAVLAAALTACSGGSGGSGGSGSGAAEMKEQAAMSISVNLSGDKAKPGEPVKVTLTGGEKLSLVKVTDGKGGELTGRMAADGKSWTSERNASPGTSYRVAAKDTAGASANAGFTTAAADKVNKITIGPGKGSVVGIAQPISLVFDNPVKNRAEVEKHLKVTSSNNTEGSWGWFTDYSGKDRVDWRPREYWKSGTEVKLQMDLNGIDSGQGGGYFVRDYNTEFKIGKDQRIAVDLDSKQLTMTRDGKEIKQIPISAGTPGGQKASWEGKLVVMAKEGTIRMDSQTVGLGDAYDKMVDYSMRLTWSGMYAHAAPWNAGNFGSANTSSGCVGMSTANAADFYAEVQPGDPFEVTGNGSKGKPDIGNGYGEWNLSWTEWQAKSALKG, encoded by the coding sequence TTGAGCCGTACACGCCGTACTTTCCTGTCGTCGCGCAGCCGCGTCCGCCACGCCGCCGTCGTGGGGGGCGCCGTGCTCGCCGCCGCGCTGACCGCGTGCTCGGGCGGGTCCGGCGGATCGGGTGGATCGGGTTCCGGCGCGGCCGAGATGAAGGAGCAGGCCGCGATGTCCATATCCGTGAACCTGTCCGGGGACAAGGCGAAGCCGGGCGAGCCGGTGAAGGTGACCCTGACCGGGGGCGAGAAGCTCTCGCTGGTGAAGGTCACGGACGGCAAGGGCGGTGAGCTCACCGGCCGGATGGCGGCCGACGGCAAGAGCTGGACCTCGGAGCGCAACGCCTCCCCCGGCACGTCGTACCGGGTCGCGGCCAAGGACACCGCCGGCGCCTCGGCGAACGCGGGGTTCACCACCGCGGCCGCCGACAAGGTCAACAAGATCACCATCGGACCCGGCAAGGGCTCGGTGGTCGGCATCGCCCAGCCGATCTCCCTGGTCTTCGACAACCCGGTCAAGAACCGGGCCGAGGTGGAGAAGCACCTCAAGGTGACGAGCTCGAACAACACCGAGGGCTCGTGGGGCTGGTTCACGGACTACTCCGGCAAGGACCGGGTGGACTGGCGCCCCCGCGAGTACTGGAAGTCCGGCACCGAGGTCAAGCTCCAGATGGACCTGAACGGCATCGACTCCGGGCAGGGCGGCGGCTACTTCGTCCGCGACTACAACACGGAGTTCAAGATCGGCAAGGACCAGCGGATCGCCGTCGACCTCGATTCCAAGCAGTTGACGATGACCCGCGACGGCAAGGAGATCAAGCAGATCCCGATCTCGGCCGGCACCCCCGGCGGCCAGAAGGCCTCCTGGGAGGGCAAGCTCGTCGTGATGGCGAAGGAGGGCACCATCCGCATGGACTCCCAGACGGTGGGCCTCGGCGACGCCTACGACAAGATGGTCGACTACTCGATGCGGCTCACCTGGTCGGGCATGTACGCGCACGCCGCGCCGTGGAACGCCGGCAACTTCGGCAGCGCCAACACCTCCTCGGGCTGTGTGGGCATGAGCACCGCCAACGCCGCGGACTTCTACGCCGAGGTCCAGCCCGGCGACCCCTTCGAGGTGACCGGCAACGGCTCCAAGGGCAAGCCCGACATCGGCAACGGCTACGGCGAGTGGAACCTGTCCTGGACCGAGTGGCAGGCCAAGAGCGCGCTCAAGGGATGA